Within the Paramormyrops kingsleyae isolate MSU_618 chromosome 2, PKINGS_0.4, whole genome shotgun sequence genome, the region CCTCACTTATACATCCTTTGGAAAACCTGCTTGCTAAATAAGTGTAGTGCAATGGTTTGTGACTCTATGCCAATATGAAATAGTTTGGTAATTTTGGTGACAGTCATGAAACCAGATCCACTGAGAGAACCTTTTGAATCTGGAGCTGCATACTGGTGTTGCTATTCAGTGAAACTGATTTTAAAGCTAATTTTACAGTGAAACCAAAAGATGGATAATTGCACTTTTATGGCTAAGGCACGTATCAGCCACTGTTTATGACCACCATTGCAGTGGATTGTGGGAGATctgatgaggaggaggaagaggaagatcaGCTGAGTCATGGGAGGTGCACTATCGACCCCACCACTGCACTCACTGAAGAGCTGCTCAGCATTCGACAGGATATGCTGCGTTATCAGGACAACAAGAAGCAGCTGCAGTACGAATCTTCATCCAAGCTGTGGCCTTCATTGGGGTTTTGATCTTTAATCTTTATGATACTGCTAGTCAATGAGTCCTCTAAAAATATTACACTGCAGTAGTGATAACTGCCTGTCTATGGGACACATCCGCAGGGTGATAAGCTAGAATCCACAGATAAGATGTAAAATTTTGGGGCCCGCTGTGCCCACGCAGGGCCTGGCGCAGACTGGCAGAGGTGTTGCGAAGCTGGCTGCGGACCAGTGCCAGCGATGGCGAGGAGAGTGGAGACACCAGGCAGGAGCTAGCGGAGGTGAAACCCTGTGTGTTACTATCAGGTTGTGACAGGATGCCTTAACACTCATAAGAATTTCATTATATGGCGCGCCTGGAATCCGCTTAATCACTTTGTACATTTGTTTGAATATGTAAGCATAATTAATATGGGTGTTGCTTGTACTGTAAACTGTTGTGCATTTTCCCTGGATTGTAAGTACTTTCGTCTTACCTAGCTGGAGGCCAGGATGACCAGGCTGTCAGGGCAGCTGGAAGGTGAGAAGGCTACCATGCAGAGTCACGTCAGCAGGATTCGTCACACGACCAGCATGCTGCAGGAGTTGCGCCTCGGTTCGGCGGAAAGTGCAGCGCGTGGCACAAAGCCAGAGTGAGGACGGGATCCTCGAGACCGAGGCTTGCAGGAGAAGACTGCAGGTTCTGCCATTCTGACTGGATACAGAATGAGAATCCATCATGGAGCCAAAGCTTTTACGCACCAAAATAAAATACGATAGTGTGAAAggtttatatttttttcattgtacTTATTGTAGTTTGCTACAATTATGACATTCTGTGAATTATCTTTTTTGTAATAATTTACCAGATGGTTATTGCCTTTATTCCCCAATACAGAACATGGGCTGAAATGCCCTCTGTTTTACATCTGTTTTGAGACTTTTTTGCACTGTTAAATTTATGACCGTTTAGTTATGCTGGAATAATGTCATGTacagaaaattatttttgtgactttttaaaacaataaacaataaggaaAACTGAGCAGGATGCAGTTTATTGAATGATGAGAACACTGGTGTTACTTTTACGTTTGTCATTTTACTGCAGTATGTGTTTGAGGGGTCAGTATGACGGTCATAATAATAGCAGGAGTCACTGCAACATTAACATTCTGAGGCCACAGTTCACCACTGCAGACCCCAGGGTCAAAATAACTGCCTGCATAGATCTCCTACATTCTCTGTCCTCCTGAAGTGTGGCTCAGCCCAGAAGAAGGATTTGCTTTTCTTCAACAGTTTGTTCAGTGTGCTGTAGCTTGCCTTCATGAAACATCACACCCAGCACCTCATTAGAATAATCTAATTTAACCCTGGAAGAGATCTCTCATATCCCAAGATGTTTCAGACTCGTGTAGTGAACGGCATTAGCAGCGTCACCCTGGATTACATACATTTCATCCTGGATTAGTTACTGCAGGAGTGACACAAGTAGCACAACACTCCTTAATAAGGGTGGATGGGTGTGCACACACATTAGTTACCTTTTAgggaaattttatttttttataaatagatGAAAGTACTACATTTGTTCTTTTCTAACGTTACACTAACTACTAACTGTTATTATAATGTAAAACCTTTCCCTGTACTTTGAACATGCTATTTCTCAGATCAAGCGGAACCATAGACTCTGTGTTGCGCCGGGGGAGCGGATTGACTGTAACACTGGAGCGAGCGCGTGTTCCGCAGGTCCGCAGTTTACAGATTAATAAGGTTAATAACGCGACTGAGTGTGTAACTCAGATGCTTAATCGTACTGCTTGATCATTTAATTCTGCACCTGTTGTTTCTTGCTTATTGTTTTGGAGGAGAGCTACGACAGGGAAGGTGTGAACTAACCTGTTTATGTCACGCTGTTGATGATAGCAGTTTATGTTAGTTGgtaactaaataaaaacaacaggGTATATTTATTGGAACTAGTAAAGTGTTATAAATGTCAGAAGCCGATGTGTAATATCTGTATTCTTTCTAAGCTAATTATGTCATAATCTCTAGGATATAGTCGGGTTTTTGGATGTTGCGTTACGGTAGATCGGAGCTACTGATGAGACATTtccttttgttaatttcttgcAGTTTGGAATACAGTAAATTAATTTtagtttcttttgttttatagCGATGGATGGTGTTTTAACAGATGAGGAAGATGACTGCCCGGAGCTTGTTCCTATTGCAAGAAAGCAGGCTATATCCACTGAGCAAATCCCAGTTACCATTATCACTGGTTATTTGGGTAAGCTACGAGAATATGCAGAGTAATAATAtgaatttaataaatacttTTACGTTACAAGTATGATGGTCATCTGCTTAAATGTGTGTTTTAGGTGAATTATACGGATTATGTCGTTAATTTCTTTTTCTCAATAGGTGCCGGAAAGACGACACTTTTGAATTACATATTAACAGAGCAGCATAATAAGAGAATTGCTGTCATTCTGAATGAATTTGGAGAGGGTAAGAAAGACAGCTATGTTTATCACAAAATAATGTATCACTATAAGATGATAAGAAGGTAAAATAAGTCGTGTCACCACAACAGCGATCAGTCACAATGCGACATTAATATGCACATAATGCAGTTCTTAGGAGCAGAATTAACttatattaaaattatgtaGTATAATATATAATAGTAGTACAGATCCTCGGTGCTCAGTGAAAGTCTTTTTCCGACCACGTTTAACCTGCAATGAAGTAGTCTGCCCACAAGAGGGCAACAAATGACTTATAGGTGGTGTTTTCAAACGGGACAGTGGGTCCAAACTTGACAGTACAGAAGTGGGATACATTTTAGTACCTACGACATTAGTGGTGAGGGTGATAATTATTTCTTAAAGAAAATTGACAATAGAAGCAATGCATTTgcatatttcttttattttatgtttgtaaTAGTGTCATATTTGAATTGTTTTTAGTTTGtcaaaatacaatttatttagTTGGAGAATTTAGAGAGAGAAAGTATTTCCTTGAAAAAGAGCAGAATTACCCAAGAACAGTGATGACACtattttttgtgtgtatatTGCTGAGATGTATAAGCATCTCCTCAGTACTGCTCCTCTTAATCCACAACACTGCCCCCTGTCTTCTCATTCTGAATGTGACTTTAGCGTGCCAGTCTGTTGCTCAGCTTTGCCAAGACCATGCTTGTATGCTCGGTGCTGCATCTTGCTTTGGTTAAGGCTCTTTTCTCAAGATCTCGTCTCGCTCAGAAAGGCCGCGTTGAGTTCTCACGCGGCAGTGGAGTTCAGCAGAGCCTTGTATTCCTGCCCCAGGCAGCGCCCTGGAGAAGTCCTTGGCGGTGAGCCAGGCGGGAGAGCTGTACGAGGAGTGGCTGGAGCTGAGGAACGGGTGTCTCTGCTGCTCTGTGAAGTAGGTGCAGCTCCGGAGCTCACCGATACTGGGTGTCCATGGTAATCGCAGATCACGGGGTCAGTGTACATGTTGGACAGCATGTAGGTTAGTGGTTGGAAAGCTGGACTTAATAAATAGTTCAGGTTGTTTGTCATGTTTACAGGGGTGTTTACACATTTACACTATGATTTGAGTTATGTTTACAGGGGTTCACCATAATTTACACTATGATTTGAGTTAAAATGGGAACTAAGCATTAGGCAACCAATTTGGGGGTTAGAGTTTTGGTTGACAGCAGATAATCAGGTGCAGGGGAAGGATTTGACACTGGatatattattgttttttttgtatgtagCGTGTGCCTTATTCCAGCAGATAAGCAGTATAAATTGGAGCAGAGCTGTACTTGGGTGGGCCGTTTGCAAAACACAGAGTGTCTGTTTAAGGGCCAtgtcataaaaatatctttaaatTGTACAGTTTGGATAAAAATACAGTTAGGAAATTTGTGGTGGAATACAtcattaaaaatgattaattcataTTAACTGTCAGGCAGGTTCTACTGGGAATTGGGTAGATTTCACGGTTTCCCAGATGATCCCAGATGTGTTCACTGCTTTCTTGTTTGGCTGCAGGGATAATGGCTTGAAAGCTATAGAAAATCTCATGGAGAAGAAAGGAAAATTTGACTATATACTTCTGGAGACGACAGGCCTGGCTGACCCTGGTAAGGCACAGATGCTGGGCGTCTTCTCCTTCAGCCTgattcagttttatttacatttttatatttgttattCTGTATAGCCTTGAAGTTTTTTATATTAAATCGAAACCTTGCATTTCCGTTGTTGCCGTGACGGTCCTGAAATGGAGAGGTTCCGCTTTGTCAAACTTCAGGTTCTTGCGAACGAATGCAAACGGCCCCGGTGCCTCGATCCTGTTCCAATCAGGTCAAGGAAATTGTCAGAACCGCCCAGTCTGgtgaaggggtggggggaggcgcAAGGGAGGAATCAATAGGAATCAGTAAGTCATTACCGGGAGCCATGCTGGACAAGTGAACAGAGCAAATAGGTGACAGGTGTCAGGGGGCAGAGCGCAACAGCTGGGGCTCTTTGGCACAGACAGACGTCCTGTGACAGGTGGCAGCATCACTGGGTGGGACGATGGGGGGGGTCCAGTCAGCCTGGGCTCCCCTGAggctcacagaacagtatcaccTCCCTTCAGCTCCTGCTCTCTGGAAGCCTGTCAGAGCCCAGATTGCTTGTGTTTCACTTTTTTTCTCGtcttagttgttttcattatccTTCTATCAAATATTTACGCTGCTTTCTCATCCTTGCTGACGGTTTGACAAAAAGTGCGAAATGTGAACAAgcagggtgtgtgggggggggggggggggtgtgtcgTTTCTTGTTACTTGTCTCTGCGGTAACTTTCGCCTGAGAAGAACACCTGGGAGATACCTCCGTTTGTGGTTCTTtgatctttataaattataaacaaTTGGCATGATCTGTAGCTTTTTGATTTCCAGCATTTCATAGTAACAGATCTTGACAGGGAAACTTTGCACAAATGATTCGAATAGAAGCTGGACCGCAATAATTTACGTCTTATTCGTGCCATGTTGACATTAAAATATACTCAGTTTTTTAAGTTTCTTACATTGTgaattttcctttgtttttttgaaTACAGGAGCGGTGGCCTCCATGTTCTGGGTAGACGCAGAATTGGGCAGCGATGTTTATCTCGATGGTAGGAAGCGACCTCTTTGTGACACTCCTGCAAAGTTACCGATGGTAGATGAATGTTTGACATGAAATACCCACATTTTGCTGCCAGAACTGTGCTCTGCTTACTCTCTTATGGTTAAACCAAGGGTTCTTCAACCCTCTTGTGCCATGGACCTCTTGGTCAGTCCCGTGAAGGCTATGGACCTCATTCACAGAATAGTGATGTGAACATATCTGTGATTTCTGTTGTCATCAAAGTCACAGGTGCCACTAAAACTGCTGTGGTTTGTGGTCTGCATTCATTGCTGCAGGAAAAGTTAGATTTCACTTGGAGGTTAGTGAAGATAAAGATGTAAATTTTTTCCCCATCCAagttcactgtcctcctgaaATCCGTCCTCGGAGCCCAGGTTAAGAACGCCTGGTGTAAACAGGCTGGTGTTCCTGATGTTACTGAGAAAATACTTTGGAAAATGGTTCCATATGTAGGTTGTGTTTATTAGTATGTATTTGCACCTAAGAACTACCATTTTGTCTTTTCAGGAATCATTACAGTAATAGATGCAAAATATGGAATGAAGGTAAGTTAACCATGCTTGGCAGTCAAGTTGAGATCGGCAGAACTTTCTAGAAGATGTTCTTgcctcctctctctcccacacCCCAGCTATAAAAacctccttccccccccctcccacacctgCCAAACATGAAGCCTTTGATTTAAACATTCCTGTGAGGGGCAGGGATGGTGACACCAGGATAATAGGCAGCTGTTTGGGGGTGTCGCGCTCGGCGGCTCGGCCTCTCTGATGCCTGTGGGCCCCCGACGCCCTTCTGTGGGCAGGCAGTTTGATTGAAACTGAAGGGGTCATTGTTATCAGAGGCGATCACGCTAATGGGATTGTCACCCCCGCTGTCGTCCACCCAGCTACTCTCTGAAATATTCATGTATTCATGGGCTGCAATCTTGACAACGAACCTGGGGGAGAGCCGGGCCTGGGGGGCGTCACTCTTCTGCTCTTGCTTTTGttccatctgattttttttaaagaaaagtattaataagtaaaataaatagTACACTGGATCGTTTTCAGGCGTCTCCAGCCTGTCAAAGCGCAGTGACAGCAGGTCACGGCTGTGTCCGATCTTCCCCATCAGTGTCCGGAAATGGGATACGGTCCCTTTTCGTAAATGTAAACGGGATAACTGGGGAAATAAAGCAGTTCGTCTTCCCTTGGTCACATGACATGGGATTGacgtttcccccccccccatcccgatTTGTCAGGTGATAGATGGTGACAGGCTAAGTGCACAAGCATAGAGCACTTTTGCAATGTGCCCAAGCATCGTGCGCCAGGCCGAGAAACGTTCAGAAGTTCTTGAGGAACTGAAGCGCATGGTTTCATTCCATGGCACTTCCTGTACCGCTGCCTGCAGAAGTAAACTCACATGGATCTAAATTATTCTCTCTCTGCTGGGAGGTCGGTGTTCTCAGAATGTGCTGTTAATACATACCTGCAGTTTTTTTCTCTGATTATTACTGTCCACAGTTCTGTACTGGCAGGCCGCTGAACGTGCTTGTCTTGTTCCCGCTGAGTTGTTAATTAATTAGGCTGGATAGGGCTGTTTATTGCCTGAATTGTGTTAAATGGGAATGTGTCAGCTGAGAGGTTAGTTATGGCATGTTTATAATCGTGAAAGCACTGTCCGTCGAACCCGCTTTCAACCAGAAATCCATTAGGACCTGCAGTCCATCTCACGCATGCACTACTGGAAATTTCGAGATGCCATTAAATGGTATAAACTACCTCCCAGTTAAGGGAAGAATTAGTGTTTATTGCTACACTTCCTATTTGAATCAGGTTTAAAGCCCGCTGGCCTGCCCCAGAACAAATGCAAGGGGAGAATGGCAGCAGACAGTAAGAGGTTAACTCAGCACTGTGTCACCTAAAGGAATCGCGTTTTTTGTCTTTCAGCACCTGATCGAAGAGAAGCCTGACGGCCTAGTTAACGAGGCGGCCAGGTGCgattttatgttttgttcagTTGTTTAATTGTGATATTCAGCAACTTAGTCGTCAAACACTGTAGAGGAGACACGTGGTTTTAGCTGTTTGCATTTCGCTAAACAAGCACGGCAACAAAAGGAGAATCCTCACTTTTCTCCCGCTTCCATAAAATACAGCTGTTTCTCCAtcctctgtgtttgtctgtttcTCTCTAACCAAATGTCCGCTCCTCCTTACCGCCCCGTGATCCCGGCCACCCCtgagctcggggggggggggggtgagtaaTTCAGGCAGCCAATGGGAGCTGCCGTGGTCCGTCACCCCGCCAAGTTAAGGCCACATAAATGAGTCCTCTTTCCGTCTGCCGTAGGGTTGTGTGTCTGCTAAGCTCCTGATTTTTATAAGGGGGAGGGGGTAACCTTTGGCTTATTCTGCAGGCAGGTGGCCCTGGCTGACCTAGCCATCATCAACAAGACTGACCTGGTGGGCGAAGAGGAGCTGAGGCAACTCAGAGAGACAGTGAGGTGAGGGGAAGCTGCAGCAGTGTATTGCAGTGCTGTGCAGTGTATTGCAGTGCTGTGCAGTCGGTGCCACCTGACCCTCTATAGTATGATGTCATAATTAACGCCCCACCCACTAGTCGCTTGACGATGATAATGCCACATATTACTAGATCAGGTGGAGCCCTATTACTGTTAGACATGGATCCGAGTCTCAGGGACTCTGGATCCCAGCTGTACCATTTGTTAGAATCGTTCTTAAAGAACGGGAACCTGGGATGCATCCAGTTTTCCATTCATTTTCAGAACATGACATTTCAGTTCTTCAGCTTCTGTAATTCACAATCCGGAGCATAATCTGTTTCATCTCTTTTTCTAGATCAATGAACGGCCTTGTAAGAATTTTAGAAACACAGAAATCCAGGTGGGAATCCGAAACCATCTATCTTTTCTGTCTTTCACGTCTTATCCAGCATAAAGTAGCAGTAccgtcacaggacacacacttaGTGATGTCTgttatgctgcgttccattttaCCTCGTAACTCCCTGAAATTCCGCGTTCCTAGTCGTAAATTTCAACTGGAATTCTGACTCGTCAACTAGGAGGAATCGACACAACTCCGAGCTCAGAATCCAAAATGGCTGCGGCCTTTATCAACAGATCTGAAAgctatatactgtttattatgTCTTTTTTTGTGGCTCATTTAATCGGCCGTACGCGCAGGACTGTCCAACCTCTATCTGTGGacttgttgctatggtgttttaTGCGCAGAATACCTTGAAATGTGCTGTTAtccactgatattgctaacaattaaccaggctagaactggggcctgtttcattAAGCAGGATTTCTTCCTTAAGTGGACAGCTTATTTAATTTAAGGTTCtctgggctaattgtaagtgaacaaagataaaggccatttaaactgggtaAATTAAATCTGACAGGTTATCCGGGTAAGCAAGTGTTAAGGATTGTGTCCGGGGAAACAGAACAGACACCTTGAAGtagaacaacaaaaaataacaaacgtggtacaaaaatgttcctttgagtttatttctataccttaaaatgtacatttaccgacagctagggtacaattggcagacccttgagggtgcAGCTCCAATCACAAGTAATtataccctcaaaggtacaaattggtccTTTTTTGACAGTGTAGAGCACAGTGGAAAGGTCTCTCAATCAAGAATCATCTTGTTCTTCTCTCAAAAGTTGATAAGTGAGTTACTACATTTATAAgacttctttaaaaaaaaaaaaggtgtagAAAAACTACAGGTAGTGGTAAAGGAACAAAATTTTATGAATGTTTGACTGCGGTGGGTAGGACTGTGTGTCCATGGCTGCTCTTAAATTAAACAACACATGTAGCATAAGAGGAAACgggtctgtttttgtttgtttagctgCAGTAGCTGCGGGCCAGAGGAGCTTGATTCAGTGTAATTGCCATGATCTGAATGCTGGATGTTTTAGCTTCTCTGGGgacattttggcattttttagtTTAATTTGTTTACTAGTCCATGTAAATCGGGTCAGATGGTAGAAGCTGTGcagattttcttttttgacGTTCTGTGTGGTTCC harbors:
- the cbwd gene encoding zinc-regulated GTPase metalloprotein activator 1: MDGVLTDEEDDCPELVPIARKQAISTEQIPVTIITGYLGAGKTTLLNYILTEQHNKRIAVILNEFGEGSALEKSLAVSQAGELYEEWLELRNGCLCCSVKDNGLKAIENLMEKKGKFDYILLETTGLADPGAVASMFWVDAELGSDVYLDGIITVIDAKYGMKHLIEEKPDGLVNEAARQVALADLAIINKTDLVGEEELRQLRETVRSMNGLVRILETQKSRVDLSQVLDLHSFDSRGGARLQEKLEAAKTVQPHLDKTILTVTFEVSGSISEDDLNVFIQNLLWERSYKNKAGLVMNVIRLKGIVSLREKAHQMILQGVHELYDLEETPQVWSESAPRVSRLIFIGRNLDQEVLQEEFIAAVVNGESMG